In one Brassica oleracea var. oleracea cultivar TO1000 chromosome C9, BOL, whole genome shotgun sequence genomic region, the following are encoded:
- the LOC106313083 gene encoding nucleolin-like — translation MAAPEAPVKYVGILKESAAFRLMKSMGWEEGEGLGKDKQGIKGYVRVKNKQDTTGVGVDKPNPWAFDTTQFDNILKKLKVQAAPIKKDDASEKEAESEDEAGKSDEPVKSNVAKVTRPQGRYKRREKGKLVNSYSSKDLEGILVKRTEEPSPAVCDIADAMEIEIISEDQHPDVKEQKLEEPSSDWWGFKSGFVSGGLLGAKPGKKKSSKSNERKMFCEDDQENLYNMVQDKATAGKQGLGIKDRPKKIAGVRYQGKKTSFDNSDDDDDTDEEEEEEEESEEEDDKDSVFENAIPAKRKREESEEEDDKDSVIAKRKRDEITEPKIKLKNLCKQILKKDAGSSGSMKLKQLKSLIDEQAPSVLSKFSSRKDAIAYLKLKLERSGKFTVEGKKISLVSKNK, via the exons ATGGCGGCGCCGGAAGCTCCAGTCAAGTACGTCGGAATCCTAAAGGAGTCCGCCGCTTTCCGGCTAATGAAATCAATG GGATGGGAAGAAGGAGAAGGACTTGGTAAAGACAAGCAAGGGATCAAAGGCTATGTCCGAGTCAAGAACAAACAAGACACAACTG GTGTTGGTGTTGATAAGCCGAATCCATGGGCATTTGATACTACTCAGTTCGATAACATTCTCAAGAAGTTGAAAGTG CAAGCAGCACCTATCAAGAAAGATGATG CTTCGGAGAAGGAAGCTGAAAGTGAAGACGAAGCTGGCAAATCTGATGAGCCTGTCAAGTCCAATGTTGCTAAGGTTACTCGTCCACAAGGAAG GTATAAACGTAGGGAGAAGGGAAAGCTTGTTAATTCATACTCTTCTAAAGATCTTGAAGGAATACTT GTTAAGCGAACTGAGGAGCCTTCTCCTGCGGTTTGTGACATAGCCGATGCTATGGAGATTGAAATTATATCCGAGGACCAACATCCTGATGTTAAAG AACAGAAACTTGAAGAACCTTCTTCTGACTGGTGGGGATTTAAATCCGGGTTTGTCTCGGGTGGTCTTCTTGGAGCTAAGCCTGGCAAAAAGAAATCATCCAAGTCTAACGAGAGAAAAATGTTTTGTGAGGACGATCAAGAGAATCTTTACAACATGGTTCAG GACAAAGCCACGGCTGGAAAACAAGGACTGGGTATCAAGGATCGGCCTAAGAAAATAGCTGGTGTTCGTTACCAAGGAAAGAAAACTTCTTTTGATAACAGTGATGATGATGATGATACTGATGAAGAGGAAGAGGAGGAAGAAGAGAGTGAAGAAGAAGATGACAAGGACTCTGTTTTTGAAAATGCTATCCCAGCAAAACGGAAGCGCGAAGAGAGTGAAGAAGAAGATGACAAGGACTCTGTTATCGCAAAAAGGAAGCGGGATGAGATCACTGAACCCAAAATCAAGTTGAAGAACCTGTGCAAGCAGATTCTTAAAAAG GACGCTGGTAGTAGTGGATCGATGAAGCTGAAACAGCTTAAATCTCTAATTGATGAACAAGCACCATCAGTTCTCTCTAAGTTTTCTTCAAGGAAAGATGCTATTGCGTACTTGAAACTTAAG CTGGAGCGAAGTGGGAAGTTTACTGTGGAGGGAAAGAAGATCAGTCTCGTATCAAAAAACAAGTGA
- the LOC106317494 gene encoding uncharacterized protein LOC106317494, protein MVVMMGVHDERSKRRIISAVANFHGVTTITMDSKDGKLTIIGDFDSRRILTKLEKGWINAEMATFGPYDPKKEAESAAAAAEKKRMEERERERLEGSRGNHNFYGPTPTHHQICVCTHDPYHGCIIS, encoded by the exons ATGGTTGTGATGATGGGTGTTCACGACGAGAGATCAAAAAGAAGAATCATTAGCGCAGTTGCTAACTTCCATG GGGTTACAACGATTACCATGGACTCAAAGGATGGGAAGCTAACCATCATTGGAGACTTCGACAGCAGGAGAATCCTCACCAAACTGGAAAAGGGATGGATCAATGCTGAAATGGCAACATTTGGACCTTACGATCCCAAAAAAGAGGCCGAATCTGCTGCAGCTGCAGCCGAAAAGAAGAGGATGGAAGAAAGGGAACGTGAGAGGTTGGAGGGTTCTCGTGGAAACCACAATTTCTATGGTCCTACGCCTACGCATCACCAGATTTGTGTCTGCACTCATGACCCTTACCATGGCTGCATAATCTCCTAA
- the LOC106314291 gene encoding uncharacterized protein LOC106314291, protein MVSPSSVTPSRRVTRSQCASDREANPKKIPRLGKTASRYAVSSTESELEEPASTDQEEAASTEQDEAASTEPEFIVTTPTFPERLFARNCYPGKPRLNIYSKASIIGSLCVTAGNTNAIYYEGLYAALIVGPEKCIRILQPNVPNHDLSTLAVGIFNVCIGNDKEASKLFQQFEANHYDLRSDAIVGLGADLEWRLISFGAPYMNRYGACKTRSRPTRPRSMPYVARSIH, encoded by the exons ATGGTATCCCCCTCCAGCGTAACGCCCTCGAGGAGGGTGACTCGTAGTCAATGCGCCAGTGATAGAGAAGCAAATCCCAAGAAAATTCCCCGACTAGGCAAAACTGCGTCTCGTTATGCAG TATCTAGCACGGAGTCCGAACTAGAGGAACCTGCATCCACCGACCAAGAAGAAGCTGCATCCACTGAACAAGACGAAGCTGCATCCACCGAGCCGGAATTTATTGTCACCACGCCGACTTTCCCGGAAAGACTGTTCGCACGTAATTGCTATCCTGGCAAACCTCGACTGAACATCTATTCAAAGGCGAGTATCATTGGATCGTTA TGCGTAACAGCTGGCAACACAAACGCTATCTACTATGAAGGGCTCTATGCAGCACTGATCGTAGGTCCTGAGAAATGTATTAGAATATTGCAACCAAATGTCCCAAATCATGATTTATCAACTTTAGCAGTCGGCATTTTCAACGTGTGTATTGGCAATGACAAGGAAGCCAGTAAACTGTTTCAGCAGTTCGAAGCTAATCACTATGACCTTCGCTCGGATGCGATAGTTGGACTTGGAGCTGATCTAGAGTGGCGATTGATATCATTTGGAGCGCCATACATGAACAGATATGGTGCATGTAAGACCCGATCCCGGCCGACTAGGCCGCGGTCGATGCCTTACGTCGCTCGGTCTATACACTGA
- the LOC106315633 gene encoding 2-C-methyl-D-erythritol 2,4-cyclodiphosphate synthase, chloroplastic, with protein MAMATCTQLSSSSPLFHPQITKKRFLIPSPATISVHGFSTLRPKSLSLSHRCSVSASAASSTVDVNEPVKKSVRTLPFRVGHGFDLHRLEPGYPLIIGGIDIPHDRGCEAHSDGDVLLHCVVDAILGALGLPDIGQIFPDSDPKWKGAASSVFIKEAVRLMDEAGYEIGNLDATLILQRPKISPHKETIRSNLSKLLGADPSVVNLKAKTHEKVDSLGENRSIAAHTIILLMKK; from the exons ATGGCTATGGCTACTTGTACTCAGCTATCTTCTTCTTCGCCTTTGTTTCACCCTCAAATTACCAAAAAGCGCTTCCTTATCCCGTCGCCGGCGACGATCAGCGTTCATGGGTTCTCTACACTTAGGCCAAAGTCTCTCTCTTTATCCCATCGTTGTTCAGTCTCGGCTTCGGCTGCTTCCTCCACCGTCGACGTCAATGAGCCAGTGAAGAAATCAGTGAGAACACTTCCGTTTAGAGTGGGTCACGGGTTCGATCTGCACAGGTTAGAGCCAGGGTACCCTCTGATAATCGGAGGGATTGATATCCCTCACGATAGAGGCTGCGAAGCTCACTCTGATG GGGATGTGTTACTCCATTGTGTAGTGGATGCGATCTTGGGAGCGTTAGGGCTTCCTGATATAGGCCAGATCTTCCCTGACTCTGATCCTAAATGGAAAGGAGCTGCTTCCTCTGTCTTCATCAAAGAAGCT GTGAGACTCATGGACGAGGCAGGGTACGAGATAGGAAACCTAGACGCCACATTGATTCTACAGAGACCGAAGATTAGTCCTCACAAAGAGACAATACGATCCAATCTCTCCAAGCTTCTTGGTGCAGATCCTTCTGTTGTGAACTTGAAAGCTAAAACACATGAGAAAGTTGATAGCCTTGGAGAAAACAGAAGCATTGCAGCTCACACTATTATCCTCCTCATGAAGAAGTGA